In the Natronogracilivirga saccharolytica genome, one interval contains:
- the thrA gene encoding bifunctional aspartate kinase/homoserine dehydrogenase I produces the protein MQVFKFGGSSVGTPERIQEIASWFPDAVGKQQCGGVVFSAFQGVTDQLISMAERAGAGDDSYTTDLGSMEGRHIDAIRKMLPSSQQSQAIAGVKFLLNDLEDILQGVYLVKELTPRSMDFITSFGEQLSNYIIHLVFRHHGIDCDYLDARTVIVTDDQFGNAEVDMDATLQNIRNHYKNRDNRLQVITGFIAATETGVTTTLGRGGSDYTASIFAAALEAEELQIWTDVDGVLTSDPRVVKEAFTMDVLSYEEAMELSHFGAKVIHPPTIEPAMSREIPIRIKNTMNPSFPGTVIGKMESKQEHIIKGISSIDNVALIRVQGSGLVGMAGVAQRIFGALAAGRINIILITQASSEHSVCLAVMPKDAAKAKKLLEKELRHELSIRKVADIIVEKDLSIIAVVGENMRNTPGIAGKIFQALGRSRINISAIAQGSSELNISAVIQQRDKAKALRVIHDAFFYGPRKTANIYVFGAGLIGGQLLNDIRDKQDWFLTSRHLDLRVNGIMNSKKLLLDEDGIELGGWEKKLASTRKQADPGALLEFVKKNQSPNTIIVDATADEAIVEWYDAFLKQGVAVVTPNKKANTNDWEQYRRLSDLARDNDTQFLYETNVGAGLPFVEAVKQRVASGDEIHRIEGVFSGTLSYLFNKFDGSKPFSELVRVARENGYTEPDPRDDLNGMDAARKLLILARTQGKALSLDDIEVENLVPEELRGDMDPDTFLEKLKVYDEAFEQRLDQAKKEGKLLRYLAILDDGTPRVRLEAVDSGHPVSGLEGSENMLNITTDAYSETPLVIKGPGAGPVVTANGVLNDILKTIK, from the coding sequence ATGCAAGTATTTAAATTTGGCGGATCTTCGGTTGGTACACCGGAACGTATTCAGGAAATAGCATCCTGGTTTCCAGATGCTGTCGGGAAACAGCAGTGCGGGGGAGTGGTTTTCTCTGCTTTCCAGGGAGTGACCGATCAGCTTATATCAATGGCCGAGCGGGCCGGGGCAGGTGACGACAGCTACACTACCGACCTGGGCAGTATGGAAGGCCGGCATATCGATGCCATCCGCAAAATGCTTCCTTCATCCCAGCAGAGTCAGGCTATTGCCGGGGTGAAATTTCTGCTCAATGACCTGGAAGACATCCTGCAGGGAGTGTATCTGGTAAAAGAGCTTACTCCGCGCAGCATGGATTTTATTACCAGCTTTGGTGAGCAGCTATCCAATTACATCATCCATCTGGTTTTTCGCCATCACGGAATCGACTGTGATTATCTGGATGCCCGGACCGTCATTGTAACCGATGATCAGTTCGGAAATGCCGAGGTGGACATGGATGCCACTCTTCAAAATATCCGCAATCATTACAAAAACCGGGATAACCGGCTGCAGGTGATCACCGGATTTATTGCCGCTACCGAAACCGGTGTTACCACCACACTCGGAAGAGGTGGGTCCGACTACACCGCATCCATTTTTGCCGCTGCTCTTGAAGCAGAAGAACTGCAGATCTGGACCGATGTTGACGGTGTGCTCACATCGGATCCGCGCGTGGTCAAAGAGGCTTTCACGATGGATGTCCTCTCATATGAAGAGGCCATGGAGCTTTCCCATTTCGGTGCGAAAGTCATCCATCCACCGACAATTGAACCGGCCATGAGCCGGGAGATACCCATCCGCATCAAAAATACCATGAATCCGTCTTTCCCCGGTACCGTGATCGGGAAGATGGAATCAAAGCAGGAGCACATCATCAAGGGGATATCTTCCATTGATAATGTCGCGCTGATCCGTGTTCAGGGGAGCGGACTTGTGGGAATGGCCGGTGTCGCCCAGAGAATTTTCGGTGCACTTGCAGCCGGCAGGATCAATATTATTCTCATTACCCAGGCTTCATCCGAACATTCTGTGTGTCTGGCAGTAATGCCGAAAGATGCCGCCAAGGCGAAAAAGCTGCTTGAAAAGGAGCTTCGCCATGAACTTTCCATCAGGAAGGTCGCCGATATCATAGTTGAAAAGGATCTGAGCATCATTGCCGTCGTTGGTGAAAACATGCGCAATACTCCCGGAATTGCAGGCAAGATATTTCAGGCTCTGGGCCGCAGCCGGATCAACATATCGGCCATTGCCCAGGGCTCATCGGAGCTTAACATTTCGGCTGTCATACAGCAGCGCGATAAAGCCAAGGCACTGCGTGTCATTCATGATGCCTTTTTCTACGGCCCCCGCAAAACAGCCAATATCTATGTATTCGGAGCGGGACTTATCGGCGGCCAGCTGCTTAACGATATCAGGGATAAACAGGACTGGTTTCTCACCAGCCGGCACCTTGATCTCAGAGTCAACGGCATCATGAACAGCAAGAAGCTGCTGCTGGATGAGGATGGAATTGAGCTGGGGGGATGGGAGAAAAAACTGGCCTCCACGCGGAAACAGGCTGATCCCGGTGCGCTGCTGGAATTCGTGAAGAAAAATCAGTCACCCAATACGATCATAGTAGATGCAACGGCTGATGAAGCCATCGTTGAATGGTATGATGCCTTTCTGAAACAGGGAGTTGCCGTAGTCACTCCCAACAAGAAAGCCAACACGAATGACTGGGAACAGTACCGGAGGCTCTCCGATCTCGCAAGAGACAACGACACACAGTTTCTGTATGAAACCAATGTAGGTGCAGGGCTGCCGTTTGTTGAGGCCGTGAAGCAGCGTGTGGCAAGCGGAGATGAAATCCACCGCATTGAGGGTGTTTTCTCCGGAACCCTGAGCTATCTGTTCAACAAATTTGACGGAAGCAAGCCATTCAGCGAGCTGGTGCGTGTTGCAAGGGAAAACGGATACACTGAACCGGATCCGCGCGATGATCTGAATGGAATGGATGCTGCCCGGAAACTGCTGATTCTTGCGCGTACTCAGGGCAAGGCTCTTTCACTCGATGACATTGAGGTTGAAAATCTCGTGCCGGAGGAGTTGCGCGGCGACATGGATCCGGACACGTTTCTTGAAAAGCTTAAGGTATATGACGAAGCCTTTGAACAACGGCTTGATCAGGCTAAAAAGGAAGGGAAGCTGCTGCGCTATCTCGCCATTCTGGACGATGGAACACCGCGGGTCCGGCTGGAAGCTGTGGACTCCGGACATCCGGTCTCAGGACTTGAAGGTTCAGAAAATATGCTTAACATAACAACGGATGCCTATTCGGAAACACCACTCGTTATAAAGGGACCGGGTGCCGGGCCGGTCGTGACGGCAAACGGCGTGCTGAACGACATCCTGAAAACGATCAAATAG
- the grpE gene encoding nucleotide exchange factor GrpE translates to MKANSSEQAGNSADMNENSDHLNESGNSAGSRGASSESGDQSKTQEQELNSGNKKDDEAASSDQAGQQAADEKDEKIAQLEEELQKTRDSMLRKAAEFENLKRRTQKEKEHIYDEARAASISKFLSIREDLKRSIELSREKNVDKGFHDGLKMLLNNFDRILEEYNVEPVEETGVPFDVDKHDAMLTQPAEDDSVESNTVLQVLEPGYMMGDRVIKHAKVIVSQ, encoded by the coding sequence ATGAAAGCAAATTCTTCTGAACAGGCAGGTAATTCGGCTGATATGAATGAAAACAGCGATCATCTGAATGAATCAGGTAATTCAGCCGGCAGTCGCGGCGCATCCTCTGAATCAGGGGACCAGTCAAAAACGCAGGAACAGGAGCTGAATTCCGGAAATAAAAAGGATGATGAAGCAGCATCCTCAGATCAGGCCGGTCAACAGGCAGCAGATGAGAAAGACGAAAAAATCGCGCAGCTGGAAGAGGAGCTTCAGAAAACCCGTGACAGCATGCTCCGTAAGGCTGCCGAATTCGAAAATCTGAAGCGGCGCACTCAGAAGGAAAAGGAGCACATATACGATGAGGCCCGCGCGGCTTCCATATCAAAATTCTTAAGTATACGTGAAGATCTCAAACGAAGCATTGAGCTGTCCCGCGAAAAAAACGTGGATAAAGGGTTTCACGACGGACTGAAAATGCTTCTGAATAATTTTGACCGGATTCTGGAGGAGTACAATGTGGAACCTGTAGAAGAGACCGGTGTTCCTTTTGATGTGGACAAGCATGATGCCATGCTGACACAACCTGCCGAAGATGATTCTGTCGAAAGCAATACAGTCCTCCAGGTCCTCGAACCGGGGTACATGATGGGAGACCGCGTAATCAAGCACGCCAAAGTTATAGTCAGTCAATAA
- a CDS encoding 5-(carboxyamino)imidazole ribonucleotide synthase: MNSSNHIEISANTTIGFLGAGQLARMSAAEVFRMGMKVSAYPGTASRSSTGGSGRITDPTDSDESDNKSENTGNFQPLEWMTPLRTPGAFDDRDALIRFARQCTIVTLENEFLDGSLLADVEQASGTPIYPSPKTFSLLESKWIEKETFSKAGIPVTPYRKVTCRDDLKEAGNAFGYPWVLKSSKGGYDGYGNVTIRSEDQAVSAFQSLGGDDNRELIAEAFIPFRKELAVQVARNHHGTAVYPCCETIQQGHICKTVIAPADIDPGIRDEACRISVDAVEAIDGRGLFAFEFFLSDDGRLLLNESAPRPHNSGHYSIEGCVTSQFENHIRAVMGLPLGSTEMRRPVAVMENLLGFADAPAVVENSSDLFKSPDAHLHIYGKRDSKKGRKMGHITLLGEQHKQTLSAVSDLAQQIRI; this comes from the coding sequence ATGAACAGCAGCAACCATATTGAAATATCGGCAAATACCACAATCGGATTTCTTGGTGCAGGACAGCTTGCCAGGATGTCGGCAGCCGAGGTCTTCCGGATGGGTATGAAAGTGTCAGCTTACCCCGGAACTGCATCCCGCAGCAGCACCGGCGGCTCGGGCAGAATTACTGACCCAACTGATTCCGATGAATCAGACAACAAATCTGAAAATACCGGCAATTTCCAGCCTCTGGAGTGGATGACGCCGCTGAGGACGCCCGGTGCATTTGATGACCGGGATGCGCTCATCCGCTTTGCACGTCAATGCACTATTGTAACCCTGGAAAATGAGTTCCTTGACGGATCCTTGCTGGCTGATGTGGAACAGGCCTCGGGCACCCCTATTTACCCGTCCCCGAAAACATTTTCACTTCTTGAGTCCAAATGGATTGAGAAAGAGACGTTCAGTAAGGCCGGAATTCCGGTAACGCCCTACAGGAAAGTAACCTGCCGGGATGATCTGAAAGAAGCAGGCAATGCATTCGGGTACCCATGGGTTCTGAAATCATCAAAAGGCGGATATGACGGATACGGAAACGTAACTATCCGTTCCGAAGATCAGGCTGTTTCTGCATTCCAGTCACTTGGCGGTGATGATAACCGCGAGCTTATAGCCGAAGCATTTATTCCTTTCAGAAAAGAGCTTGCCGTACAGGTGGCGCGCAATCATCACGGAACCGCCGTTTACCCCTGCTGTGAAACCATACAGCAGGGACACATCTGTAAAACGGTCATTGCTCCCGCCGATATTGACCCGGGAATCCGTGATGAAGCCTGCCGGATTTCCGTTGATGCTGTTGAAGCGATTGACGGAAGGGGTTTGTTTGCCTTCGAGTTTTTTCTTTCGGATGATGGCAGGCTGCTGCTCAACGAATCGGCGCCCAGGCCCCACAATTCGGGACACTACAGCATTGAAGGATGTGTTACGTCCCAGTTCGAAAATCACATCCGGGCTGTTATGGGCTTGCCGCTGGGTTCAACCGAAATGCGCAGGCCGGTGGCCGTGATGGAGAATCTGCTGGGTTTTGCCGATGCACCGGCTGTTGTTGAAAACTCCAGTGATCTTTTCAAGAGCCCAGATGCCCATTTGCACATCTACGGCAAACGTGACAGCAAAAAAGGCCGCAAAATGGGCCATATAACCCTGCTTGGAGAGCAGCATAAGCAAACCCTATCTGCAGTTTCAGATCTTGCGCAACAAATCAGAATTTAA
- a CDS encoding ATP-binding protein, whose amino-acid sequence MTDKKYSIQLASDPGEMDRLAEFVNEIAVASGADEDKKHNLHLALNEAVTNAILHGNKQDPAKVVRVTAVISRQDVTVTVTDQGDGFDPDAIPDPRKKENLMKTGGRGVWLLSEFADEVNYNKKGNSVELRFLL is encoded by the coding sequence ATGACGGACAAAAAGTATTCTATTCAACTGGCATCCGATCCCGGAGAAATGGATCGGCTGGCTGAATTTGTCAACGAAATTGCTGTCGCTTCCGGAGCTGACGAAGATAAAAAGCACAATCTGCATCTTGCACTGAATGAAGCAGTAACCAATGCGATACTGCATGGGAACAAACAGGATCCGGCCAAGGTAGTGCGAGTCACGGCAGTGATAAGCAGACAGGACGTAACCGTGACAGTGACTGATCAGGGTGACGGTTTTGACCCGGACGCCATTCCGGATCCCAGAAAAAAAGAGAACCTGATGAAAACCGGTGGCAGAGGTGTCTGGCTGCTGTCTGAATTTGCTGATGAAGTGAATTACAACAAAAAAGGAAACAGTGTGGAACTGCGTTTTCTTCTCTGA
- the purE gene encoding 5-(carboxyamino)imidazole ribonucleotide mutase codes for MKEKNFRIGIIMGSDSDWPVMKAAAEICGQFDADIEKKVVSAHRTPDLMAEYARTARERGIGVIIAGAGGAAHLPGMVAAHTTLPVIGVPVSTRHLKGMDSLLSIVQMPRGVPVATVAIDNAMNAGLLALQILSLQDQKLAEHLSAWRKEQQEASVKKSDLLQ; via the coding sequence ATGAAAGAAAAAAACTTCCGGATTGGTATTATTATGGGCAGCGATTCTGACTGGCCTGTCATGAAGGCAGCTGCTGAAATTTGCGGGCAGTTTGATGCGGATATCGAGAAAAAGGTCGTTTCAGCGCATCGTACTCCGGATCTTATGGCAGAGTATGCCCGCACTGCCAGGGAAAGAGGCATTGGAGTTATCATAGCAGGTGCAGGTGGTGCCGCACATCTGCCGGGTATGGTTGCTGCACACACCACATTGCCGGTTATTGGTGTTCCGGTATCCACGCGTCATCTCAAGGGAATGGACAGCCTGCTTTCCATAGTCCAGATGCCCCGGGGAGTTCCCGTTGCCACGGTAGCCATCGACAATGCCATGAATGCCGGACTCCTGGCGCTGCAAATTCTCTCACTTCAGGATCAGAAACTGGCAGAACATCTGTCTGCATGGCGCAAGGAACAGCAAGAGGCTTCGGTCAAAAAAAGCGATCTGCTTCAGTAA
- a CDS encoding Glu/Leu/Phe/Val family dehydrogenase, protein MTKKEESYSSPYYKEPGPALDKESPFESMMERFRFAARILDLDEGMFQYLSNPVKTVIVSIPIIMDNGEVRVFEGYRVIHDNVLGPSKGGIRFTPGVTLEEVKALAAWMTWKCAVVNVPFGGAKGGVKCNPKHLSGRELEQITRRYTAEMIEVIGPDRDIPAPDMNTNEQIMAWMMDTYSMHARRTENAVVTGKPVILGGSKGRKEATGRGVVTVTLAALNKLSIMPNKCRAVIQGFGNVGSVTARLLYERGTCITGISDISGGYYNADGIDIDYALKYVQNNKGTLDGFDGADRISNKELLELPCDVLIPAALQDQINKDNARKIKARAIVEGANGPVTANADAMLDDMGILIIPDILANAGGVTVSYFEWVQDRHGYFWTEDRVNRRLNRMMGDAFQLLYDVKQKYNITLRQAAYVHAIEKVSKTLKIRGIYA, encoded by the coding sequence ATGACTAAAAAAGAAGAAAGCTACAGCTCACCGTACTACAAGGAACCGGGTCCTGCACTGGATAAAGAATCACCTTTTGAGTCAATGATGGAGCGGTTCCGGTTTGCCGCCAGAATACTCGATCTTGATGAGGGAATGTTTCAGTATCTTTCGAACCCGGTAAAAACCGTTATTGTTTCCATACCGATTATCATGGATAACGGAGAAGTCAGGGTTTTTGAGGGGTATCGTGTCATACATGACAATGTTCTGGGACCGTCAAAGGGCGGCATCCGTTTTACGCCCGGTGTGACTCTTGAAGAAGTCAAGGCACTTGCGGCATGGATGACATGGAAGTGTGCCGTCGTCAATGTTCCTTTCGGGGGCGCAAAGGGGGGCGTCAAATGCAACCCGAAACATCTGTCCGGCCGGGAGCTTGAGCAAATCACAAGAAGGTACACAGCGGAAATGATAGAAGTTATCGGACCCGACCGGGATATCCCCGCACCCGACATGAATACCAATGAGCAGATTATGGCCTGGATGATGGACACCTACAGCATGCATGCCCGCAGAACGGAAAATGCGGTGGTGACCGGCAAACCGGTAATCCTGGGTGGATCAAAAGGGCGAAAAGAAGCAACCGGCCGCGGAGTCGTGACAGTTACGCTTGCTGCTCTTAACAAGCTGAGTATCATGCCCAACAAGTGCCGGGCAGTTATTCAGGGTTTCGGGAATGTCGGCTCCGTGACAGCGCGGCTTCTCTATGAGCGAGGCACCTGTATTACAGGTATCAGCGATATTTCAGGCGGTTACTACAATGCCGATGGAATAGACATCGATTATGCCCTGAAGTATGTGCAGAACAATAAAGGTACCCTCGATGGATTTGACGGGGCCGACCGGATCTCGAACAAGGAGCTGCTCGAGCTGCCATGTGATGTGCTGATACCTGCCGCTCTTCAGGATCAGATAAACAAGGACAATGCGCGCAAAATAAAGGCCAGGGCTATTGTGGAAGGCGCGAACGGACCGGTTACGGCAAATGCCGACGCCATGCTTGATGATATGGGCATTCTTATTATTCCGGACATACTTGCCAATGCCGGGGGTGTAACCGTCTCCTACTTCGAATGGGTTCAGGACCGGCACGGATATTTCTGGACCGAAGATCGCGTAAACCGGCGGCTGAACAGGATGATGGGTGATGCATTCCAGCTCCTTTATGATGTAAAACAGAAGTACAATATTACCTTGCGGCAGGCCGCATATGTTCATGCCATCGAAAAAGTTTCAAAAACATTGAAGATCCGGGGTATTTACGCTTAA
- a CDS encoding HNH endonuclease: MILNGNVLVLNQDYQPLSICNVKKSMVLLLMEKAEMLHDHPRKKIRTIRDEFDYPTVIRLRKYARIPYKNIVMSRKNILKRDSHTCMYCGVRDRLTIDHVIPRSRGGDDSWENLVSACTTCNHRKGNRTPREAGMKLRSKPFRPNHIIYLRDFYGNVHESWKPYLYY, encoded by the coding sequence ATGATACTCAACGGAAATGTTCTGGTTCTGAATCAGGACTATCAGCCGCTCAGCATCTGCAATGTAAAGAAGTCGATGGTGCTGTTGCTGATGGAAAAGGCGGAAATGCTGCATGACCATCCCAGAAAAAAAATCCGGACCATCCGGGATGAGTTTGACTATCCTACCGTTATCCGTCTCAGAAAATATGCCCGGATTCCATACAAAAACATTGTCATGTCGCGAAAAAATATTTTGAAGCGCGACAGCCACACGTGCATGTATTGCGGGGTGCGTGACAGGCTTACCATAGATCACGTCATCCCCAGAAGCCGGGGCGGTGACGATTCCTGGGAAAATCTGGTTTCCGCATGTACCACGTGCAATCACAGAAAAGGCAACCGGACCCCCCGTGAGGCCGGCATGAAGCTGCGGTCGAAACCGTTCCGGCCTAATCACATCATTTATCTCAGAGATTTTTACGGTAATGTCCACGAAAGTTGGAAACCGTATTTATACTATTAA
- a CDS encoding C40 family peptidase, which translates to MNESNRHGVARIGVVPVRNTPSETSEMVNQLLLGETMRIVSGDEVWTRVVADFDGYEGWVSSNQITSLTSSEFEEWTQHPARKRFPFHSTLAVRPSHRYVQVPAGAYVPLTENGIEWFGDEFRFQSEPDTLAGKTVIETAMGFLGVSYLWGGRTDNGIDCSGFIQTAHMLHDITVPRDSSDQYEAGHRKGVFLNEADPGDIIFFKYQDRPVTHIGFYLGEGLLLHASGQVRIDQINTDFRSDERFQFNESLSEGLVGIIRPFQAHSLNDNLKQ; encoded by the coding sequence ATGAATGAATCCAACCGCCATGGGGTAGCCCGGATTGGGGTTGTTCCGGTTCGCAACACTCCTTCAGAGACCTCTGAGATGGTCAATCAGCTCCTTCTTGGAGAAACGATGCGCATCGTCTCCGGGGATGAGGTGTGGACCCGGGTGGTTGCTGATTTTGATGGTTACGAAGGATGGGTGAGCAGCAATCAGATAACCAGTTTGACATCATCAGAATTCGAGGAATGGACCCAACACCCTGCACGCAAGCGTTTTCCCTTTCACAGTACTCTGGCTGTACGACCGTCGCACCGATATGTACAGGTGCCGGCCGGTGCTTATGTTCCACTCACTGAAAACGGGATAGAATGGTTTGGCGATGAATTCCGTTTTCAGTCGGAACCGGATACCCTTGCCGGCAAAACGGTCATTGAAACAGCAATGGGATTTTTGGGTGTATCCTATTTGTGGGGTGGCCGGACAGACAACGGAATAGACTGCTCCGGTTTCATCCAGACAGCTCACATGCTTCATGACATCACTGTTCCGCGTGACAGTTCAGATCAGTATGAGGCCGGGCACAGAAAGGGTGTTTTTTTAAACGAAGCGGATCCGGGTGACATCATTTTTTTTAAATACCAGGATCGTCCGGTTACACATATCGGTTTTTATCTTGGAGAAGGATTGCTTCTGCACGCATCAGGCCAGGTCCGCATTGATCAAATTAATACCGACTTCAGGTCTGATGAACGTTTTCAGTTTAATGAGTCGCTGTCAGAAGGCCTTGTCGGAATCATCCGGCCGTTCCAGGCTCATTCACTTAATGACAACCTAAAACAATGA
- the prfA gene encoding peptide chain release factor 1: MEKKLEQLKSRYEELAVALSDPGIYDQPEKLTEVTKEHSSLKSLVEDFEKWKNLKNQIRGNEEVIAQNEDPELTEMARMELKELKQELESLEEKIRMDLIPKDPEDSKNAIMEIRAGTGGDEAAIFAGDLFEMYRRYADERKWKIELMDLHESEKGGYKDIVFKLTGQDVFAEMKYESGVHRVQRVPETESQGRVHTSAATVAVLPEAEEVDVKINPADLEFEAYRASGAGGQHVNTTDSAVRIRHVPSGVVVTCQQERSQHKNREKAMAMLRSKLYEHELKKTHSERAEARKSQVSTGDRSAKIRTYNFPQGRLTDHRIGLTLYNLDAIMKGNLGEVIKALRIQDNLERMEQVS, encoded by the coding sequence ATTGAAAAAAAACTGGAGCAGCTGAAATCCCGCTACGAAGAACTTGCAGTGGCGTTGAGTGACCCGGGTATATACGATCAGCCTGAAAAGCTTACCGAGGTCACCAAGGAACACAGTTCTCTGAAATCTCTGGTTGAAGATTTTGAAAAATGGAAGAATCTGAAAAACCAGATTCGTGGTAACGAAGAGGTAATCGCCCAGAATGAGGATCCGGAACTGACGGAAATGGCTCGGATGGAACTAAAGGAGCTGAAGCAGGAGCTGGAGTCACTGGAGGAGAAGATCCGGATGGATCTGATCCCGAAAGATCCCGAGGACTCCAAAAATGCCATAATGGAAATCAGGGCCGGAACCGGCGGTGATGAAGCTGCAATATTCGCCGGGGACCTGTTCGAGATGTACCGCCGCTATGCTGATGAGCGCAAATGGAAAATTGAGCTGATGGACCTTCATGAATCGGAAAAGGGCGGATATAAAGATATTGTTTTCAAGCTGACCGGACAGGATGTGTTTGCCGAGATGAAGTATGAAAGCGGAGTCCACAGGGTGCAGCGGGTTCCGGAGACGGAATCCCAGGGGCGGGTTCACACCTCGGCAGCAACGGTCGCCGTACTTCCGGAGGCCGAAGAAGTTGATGTTAAAATCAATCCGGCGGATCTTGAATTTGAAGCGTACCGGGCGAGCGGAGCCGGCGGGCAGCATGTTAACACTACGGATTCGGCTGTCCGTATCCGGCATGTTCCGTCCGGCGTGGTGGTGACCTGCCAGCAGGAGCGCTCTCAGCATAAAAACCGGGAGAAGGCCATGGCGATGCTGCGTTCCAAACTCTATGAACACGAACTTAAAAAAACACACTCGGAACGGGCCGAAGCAAGAAAATCACAGGTGTCAACCGGTGACCGCAGTGCCAAAATACGGACCTATAATTTCCCGCAAGGCCGTCTGACGGATCACAGAATCGGGCTTACGCTTTACAATCTGGATGCCATCATGAAAGGAAATCTCGGCGAGGTGATCAAAGCTCTGCGTATCCAGGACAACCTGGAACGGATGGAACAGGTATCCTGA
- the dnaJ gene encoding molecular chaperone DnaJ, translating to MSKRDYYEVLGVDKGAGEAELKRAYRKLAMKYHPDRNSDNPDAEQKFKEAAEAFEVLKDPDKRARYDQFGHDGLRNAGGFGADFEDISFDDIFSRFSDIFGGDIFGGMGGAQGRSRRRSGTGRPGDDMKISLNLTLEEIAFGTDKEVKVKKFVVCDSCEGSGAETEDDYMTCDACNGVGEVRQVTKTMFGQFVNVQPCPTCQGEGRTIRDKCNSCKGEGRVRGEETVKIQIPSGVTKGNYISLRGQGHAGIRGGDAGTLIVLIEEKEHEHFKRDGDNILYDLNVSIPDVILGTTTEVPTLRGKARIKIDPGTQPGKMLRMREKGIKGLNTKRFGDQYVRINVFVPTSVSEEEKQMIESLKESSNFDPAESKEVRENLFERVKSVFT from the coding sequence ATGTCTAAACGAGATTACTACGAAGTTTTAGGAGTTGATAAAGGTGCCGGCGAAGCCGAGCTCAAACGGGCATACCGCAAGCTCGCCATGAAATACCACCCTGACCGCAACTCCGATAACCCGGATGCAGAACAAAAATTCAAGGAAGCTGCTGAAGCTTTTGAAGTCCTCAAAGATCCGGATAAAAGGGCACGATATGACCAGTTCGGTCATGACGGACTCCGCAATGCCGGTGGATTCGGAGCAGACTTCGAAGACATCAGTTTTGATGATATTTTCAGCCGCTTCAGTGACATTTTCGGCGGTGACATATTCGGAGGTATGGGAGGAGCGCAGGGCAGAAGCCGGCGCCGTTCCGGTACCGGACGCCCGGGTGATGATATGAAAATATCGCTGAACCTGACCCTCGAAGAGATCGCTTTCGGAACGGATAAAGAGGTCAAGGTCAAAAAATTTGTGGTCTGTGATTCCTGTGAAGGTTCCGGTGCGGAGACCGAAGATGATTACATGACCTGCGATGCCTGTAATGGTGTCGGAGAAGTACGCCAGGTAACCAAAACCATGTTCGGACAGTTTGTGAATGTGCAGCCCTGCCCAACCTGTCAGGGAGAAGGCCGCACTATTCGTGACAAATGCAACTCCTGCAAGGGTGAAGGTCGCGTAAGGGGTGAAGAGACAGTGAAAATTCAGATCCCGAGCGGAGTAACCAAAGGAAACTATATCAGCCTGCGCGGACAGGGACATGCCGGGATTCGCGGAGGCGATGCCGGTACACTAATCGTACTGATCGAAGAGAAAGAGCATGAACATTTCAAGCGTGACGGAGACAACATCCTCTACGATCTGAATGTCAGTATACCGGATGTCATCCTCGGCACGACGACCGAGGTGCCCACGCTCAGAGGCAAAGCCCGGATCAAAATTGATCCCGGTACGCAACCCGGCAAGATGCTCCGCATGCGTGAAAAAGGTATCAAAGGGCTGAACACCAAAAGATTCGGTGATCAGTATGTCCGGATAAATGTATTTGTTCCGACATCAGTTTCTGAAGAGGAGAAACAGATGATTGAGTCGCTGAAAGAATCCAGCAATTTTGATCCTGCCGAGAGTAAGGAAGTCCGGGAAAATCTGTTTGAACGGGTGAAATCGGTGTTTACCTGA